A window from Bacteroidota bacterium encodes these proteins:
- a CDS encoding flavin reductase: MNTETFFKISYGLYVVSSAAGGKRSGYISNTVFQVTAEPPKFAVVCSKENFTAQLIGTSGKIGISVLKKETSAEVISTFGYSSGRDKDKFEKFNFMIREGELPVLIDDTIAWFECEVLDVHDAGTHLIFITKILDGEVLDAVSEPLTYAWYRDVKKGKAPKNAPTFIKPEEPAALKMSTPLYKFKCPVCGYIYDPENGDPSNDIAPGTRFEHLPDSWSCPICGVSQSEFNIL; encoded by the coding sequence ATGAATACTGAGACCTTTTTTAAAATTAGCTACGGGCTGTACGTTGTAAGTTCGGCTGCCGGCGGAAAACGCAGCGGGTACATATCCAATACGGTTTTTCAGGTTACGGCCGAACCACCTAAGTTTGCAGTGGTGTGCAGCAAAGAAAATTTTACGGCACAACTTATCGGCACGAGTGGAAAAATTGGAATTTCAGTTCTTAAAAAAGAAACATCAGCCGAAGTAATAAGTACGTTTGGATACAGCTCGGGACGCGACAAAGACAAGTTTGAGAAATTCAATTTTATGATTAGGGAAGGAGAGCTTCCTGTACTTATTGATGATACGATTGCGTGGTTCGAATGCGAAGTGCTTGATGTGCATGACGCCGGTACCCATCTTATTTTTATTACAAAAATTCTCGATGGCGAAGTTCTTGATGCCGTGTCTGAACCCTTGACCTACGCGTGGTACCGCGATGTAAAAAAAGGGAAAGCACCTAAAAATGCACCAACATTTATTAAACCTGAAGAGCCGGCTGCGTTAAAAATGTCAACCCCGCTTTATAAATTCAAGTGCCCTGTTTGCGGCTATATTTATGATCCTGAAAACGGCGACCCATCCAACGATATCGCGCCGGGAACAAGGTTTGAACATTTGCCTGATTCCTGGTCATGCCCTATTTGCGGAGTGTCGCAAAGCGAATTCAATATACTGTAA